Proteins co-encoded in one Capnocytophaga ochracea DSM 7271 genomic window:
- a CDS encoding nucleotide sugar dehydrogenase, giving the protein MKSYKIGIIGLGYVGFPLACLFAKKYPTVGYDPYTARVESLNTGIDTTGEIGSEILKERLATHLICTANPNDAKDCNVYIVAVPTPIDLYQQPDLTALREASQTVGALLKKGDIVIYESTVYPGVTEEVCVPILESVSGLAYNRDFFVGYSPERINPGDKHHTVETICKITSGSTPEVAQEIDTLYNSVLRGGTYLAPSIKVAEAAKVIENAQRDVNIAFMNEIAKIFNILEIDTNAVIDAASSKWNFLPFRPGLVGGHCIGVDPYYLIQKAKLHGVSPRLMMEARKTNDSMGGYIAYQIINRLCLQGMPVKDSRILLLGFTFKENCPDTRNTKVVDIYRTLENFTNNITVYDPCADPKRALEEYGIEVATKSQNLPTHNDVVVLCVAHQEFLQMNIENYLKEDGIVYDVKGKLKVKKNVFRL; this is encoded by the coding sequence ATGAAATCATATAAAATAGGCATTATTGGGCTGGGTTATGTGGGTTTCCCCTTAGCTTGTCTGTTTGCCAAAAAATATCCCACAGTGGGTTACGACCCCTATACGGCGCGAGTGGAGAGCCTCAACACGGGTATTGACACTACGGGCGAAATCGGTAGTGAAATCCTTAAAGAGCGATTGGCTACCCACCTCATTTGCACTGCAAACCCAAATGACGCTAAGGATTGTAATGTGTACATAGTGGCAGTACCTACACCTATCGACCTCTATCAGCAACCTGACCTTACCGCTTTGCGCGAAGCGAGCCAAACAGTAGGTGCATTGCTAAAAAAAGGAGATATAGTGATTTACGAATCGACTGTTTACCCAGGAGTGACGGAAGAGGTGTGTGTGCCTATCTTGGAAAGCGTGTCGGGGCTTGCATACAACCGCGATTTCTTTGTGGGTTACTCGCCTGAGCGCATCAACCCTGGTGATAAGCACCATACCGTGGAGACTATCTGCAAGATTACCTCAGGCTCTACCCCCGAGGTAGCACAGGAAATAGATACGCTCTACAATTCAGTGCTGAGGGGAGGCACTTACCTTGCCCCGTCTATAAAAGTAGCCGAAGCCGCCAAAGTGATAGAGAACGCTCAGCGTGATGTGAATATCGCCTTTATGAATGAGATAGCGAAGATATTCAATATTTTAGAGATTGATACTAATGCGGTGATAGATGCAGCGAGTAGCAAGTGGAACTTCTTGCCCTTCCGCCCCGGTCTGGTAGGTGGACACTGTATAGGGGTAGACCCTTACTACCTCATACAAAAAGCTAAACTGCACGGCGTATCGCCACGCTTAATGATGGAAGCACGCAAGACGAACGACTCGATGGGAGGCTATATCGCCTATCAGATTATCAACCGCTTGTGTTTACAAGGTATGCCTGTGAAGGACAGCCGAATCCTGCTCTTAGGTTTTACATTCAAAGAAAACTGCCCCGACACTCGCAATACGAAAGTAGTGGATATCTACCGTACCCTTGAAAATTTTACTAACAATATTACAGTGTATGACCCTTGTGCAGACCCTAAGCGCGCTCTTGAAGAGTACGGCATTGAGGTAGCTACTAAATCACAAAACCTGCCTACCCACAACGATGTAGTGGTGCTTTGCGTGGCGCACCAAGAATTTCTGCAAATGAATATAGAAAATTACTTAAAAGAAGACGGTATCGTTTACGATGTAAAGGGAAAGTTGAAAGTGAAGAAGAACGTGTTTAGGTTATAA
- a CDS encoding sigma-54 interaction domain-containing protein → MENIQAIKQRFSIIGNDPKLNRAIEKAIQVAPTDISVLITGESGVGKEVIPRIIHSLSLRKHGKYIAVNCGAIPEGTIDSELFGHEKGAFTGATATRSGYFEEADGGTIFLDEVGELPLTTQVRLLRVLENGEFIKVGSSVVQKTNVRIVAATNVQMQEAIKKGRFREDLYYRLSTVEIHLPPLRERKDDIHLLFRKFASDFAEKYKMPPVKLSEDAVHLLTNYRWSGNIRQLRNVAEQISVLEQRRDITASILRTYLPDEGSNLPQVVPQQARQDSDFSNERELLYKVLFDMKSDLNDLKKLTLELLQHGNSAQVQQDNEGLIHRIYGNDSHKNEASSPAYSIIPVPPTEKEILSHEEVYDYEEAAEEERFSLQEQEREMIRKSLEHNGGKRKETAKALGISERTLYRKLKQYNMI, encoded by the coding sequence GTGGAAAATATACAAGCTATAAAACAGCGATTTAGCATTATTGGCAACGACCCTAAGCTAAATCGCGCTATCGAAAAAGCCATACAAGTAGCCCCTACTGACATTTCGGTACTCATCACCGGAGAAAGTGGGGTGGGAAAAGAGGTTATACCGCGCATCATTCACTCGCTGTCTCTACGCAAACACGGCAAATACATAGCCGTAAACTGCGGAGCAATCCCCGAAGGGACTATTGATTCGGAACTTTTTGGTCACGAAAAAGGCGCTTTTACGGGAGCTACCGCTACCCGCAGTGGATATTTTGAGGAAGCCGATGGCGGGACTATCTTCTTGGACGAGGTAGGTGAATTGCCCCTCACTACCCAAGTGCGCCTCTTGCGGGTGCTCGAGAACGGCGAGTTCATAAAAGTAGGTTCGTCGGTAGTGCAGAAGACAAATGTACGCATTGTGGCAGCTACCAATGTGCAAATGCAAGAAGCTATTAAAAAAGGACGTTTTCGCGAAGACCTTTATTACCGACTCAGCACAGTAGAGATACATTTGCCTCCTTTGCGCGAACGCAAAGACGATATCCACTTGCTTTTCCGCAAGTTTGCTTCGGATTTTGCCGAGAAATACAAAATGCCTCCTGTGAAGCTCAGCGAAGATGCGGTACATCTGCTCACGAACTACCGTTGGAGCGGGAATATCCGTCAGTTGCGGAATGTAGCCGAGCAGATTTCGGTACTTGAACAGCGCAGGGATATTACGGCGAGTATTTTGCGCACCTACTTACCCGATGAGGGTAGCAATCTACCACAGGTTGTACCTCAGCAAGCGCGCCAGGATAGTGATTTTAGCAACGAACGCGAGTTACTTTACAAGGTGCTTTTCGATATGAAATCTGACCTCAACGACTTGAAAAAGCTTACCCTTGAACTGTTACAACACGGCAATTCAGCCCAAGTACAACAGGACAACGAGGGACTTATTCACCGCATCTACGGCAATGATTCACACAAGAATGAGGCGAGCTCTCCGGCTTATTCTATCATTCCCGTACCTCCTACCGAGAAGGAAATCCTATCTCACGAAGAGGTGTACGACTATGAGGAAGCTGCGGAAGAAGAGCGTTTTTCACTTCAAGAGCAAGAGCGCGAGATGATACGCAAGTCGTTAGAACACAACGGTGGCAAGCGCAAGGAAACCGCCAAAGCCTTGGGGATTTCGGAGCGGACGCTATATCGCAAACTAAAACAGTATAATATGATTTAG